One part of the Phaenicophaeus curvirostris isolate KB17595 chromosome 2, BPBGC_Pcur_1.0, whole genome shotgun sequence genome encodes these proteins:
- the MRPS10 gene encoding small ribosomal subunit protein uS10m — protein MAARWVLRRICQGSAFPVNYARRIMQKHCFIQNLNVMGVRLTGSCVDTQKPKTNPLISISDEPETLYKRVSLLVKGHDKAVLDSYEYFAVLAAQELGISVEKVHKPPKKIERLTLLKSVHIYKKHRVQYEMRTHYTCLELKYLTSSTAAVYLEYVQRNLPEGVAMEVKKTKIEKIPEHIQQPVWDTLPQIEETEVKS, from the exons ATGGCGGCGCGGTGGGTGCTGAGGCGGATCTGCCAG GGATCAGCTTTTCCTGTCAATTATGCAAGAAGAATTATGCAAAAGCACTGTTTCATTCA AAACTTGAATGTGATGGGAGTAAGGCTGACTGGATCCTGTGTTGATACACAGAAGCCCAAGACTAATCCTTTG ATATCTATTTCAGATGAACCAGAAACATTGTACAAAAGAGTGTCCCTTTTAGTTAAAGGCCACGATAAAGCTGTGTTGGACAGCTATGAGTATTTTGCAGTGCTTGCCGCTCAAGAACTTGGCATCTCTGTTGAAAAAGT ACATAAGCCTCCAAAGAAGATAGAAAGGTTGACACTTCTAAAATCTGTACACATTTACAAGAAGCACAGAGTTCAGTATGAAATGAGAACACATTATACGTGTTTGGAG TTAAAATACCTAACAAGCAGTACTGCTGCAGTTTACTTGGAGTATGTTCAACGAAACTTACCCGAAGGAGTTGCCATGGAAGTAAAAAAG ACTAAGATAGAGAAAATACCTGAACACATTCAGCAACCAGTTTGGGATACACTACCTCAAATAGAAGAAACCGAAGTCAAGTCATGA